The Leptospira sp. WS39.C2 genome contains a region encoding:
- a CDS encoding Fur family transcriptional regulator: MKALTKHRELILQDLRDRHDHPTAKMVFESVRDKADKISFATVYNSLEYLVEHNLVNKLNIESESVRYDAFLEDHSHLICHSCGTVLDVPALQLSEKTDWMGMGFEADHIDIVVSGTCATCKSH; the protein is encoded by the coding sequence ATGAAAGCATTAACGAAACACAGAGAATTGATTTTACAAGACTTGCGAGATAGACATGACCATCCCACTGCAAAGATGGTATTTGAGTCGGTAAGGGACAAGGCGGATAAAATCAGTTTTGCTACGGTTTATAACTCTCTCGAATATTTGGTAGAACACAATCTGGTAAATAAACTCAACATCGAGTCTGAATCAGTCCGTTATGATGCCTTCCTAGAGGACCATTCCCATTTGATTTGCCATTCTTGCGGAACAGTGCTTGATGTACCTGCTTTGCAACTGAGTGAAAAAACCGATTGGATGGGGATGGGTTTTGAGGCAGACCACATAGACATTGTGGTATCTGGAACCTGTGCAACTTGTAAGTCCCATTAA
- a CDS encoding flavin reductase family protein yields the protein MPASIDQFKTSLSLWASGVSVITYASENQKGGVTVSSFSSVSLEPPLVLFCLAKQSKAKEAIESAGNFAVNILSSEQKQISADFASGSLDKAVVLEGLNPRKLSTGAPILDGCLASLDCLVHQTIDAGDHWIFVGHVEAVATKEGSPLLYFNRKYRELI from the coding sequence ATGCCAGCATCCATTGACCAATTCAAAACCTCTCTTTCCCTTTGGGCGTCGGGTGTATCCGTCATCACCTATGCTTCAGAGAACCAAAAAGGTGGAGTGACCGTTTCTAGTTTTTCTTCTGTGTCCTTAGAACCACCGTTAGTTTTATTCTGTTTAGCGAAACAATCCAAGGCAAAAGAGGCCATAGAATCTGCTGGAAACTTTGCTGTGAATATTCTTTCTTCCGAACAAAAACAAATTTCCGCTGATTTTGCTTCTGGTTCCCTGGACAAAGCGGTTGTTTTGGAAGGCCTAAACCCGAGGAAACTTTCCACCGGAGCCCCCATTCTGGATGGATGTTTGGCTTCTTTGGACTGCCTTGTGCACCAAACCATCGATGCCGGTGACCACTGGATCTTCGTCGGACATGTGGAAGCTGTGGCCACAAAAGAAGGTTCACCCCTTCTTTATTTCAATCGCAAGTATAGGGAACTCATTTAA